In the Eptesicus fuscus isolate TK198812 chromosome 22, DD_ASM_mEF_20220401, whole genome shotgun sequence genome, AAAAACAAACATACCTTCcccactgttgttgttttttctctaacTTCTGTTTTTAGATTTTTCAAGGTGtgtcttatatttattatttatagattggtgttttttaaaagatagaatgAGTGATCCATTTGAACATTCATTTTGTATACATTCCTCTTCTCTGTGTTCAAATGAACTGCTCACTGCTACTACTTAAATAACAACACCCTATATGTTTCAGTGTTCATCAGTTTAAGACACACTTACACACCCACTGTGTATTTTTAATCTCACAACAACCACGTGTCCTGACCAGAGCTTATCACTGCTTTACAGGTAAGGGAGCAGAGGGTCAGAGCGGTTCAGGAACTTACTCAAAGCCTTGTAGCCAGTGAGGTGGTGAGATGGGTTGGTCTCCCTCCACTGCTGAAGATAAGAACCTTGTGTGGGTACCTTCTTGTCTTTCTAACATCAAGGTGTCTGAAGACAATGAGTGTGCACATTTACCAACAGCCGTGGCCCCTGGATGACCTCGGTGCGCAGTGCACACTACACCTACACCTCACTCCCTGCCCCTTAAATGAGGACTGAATTCCAAGCCCACTAGTAACTCCCTACTCACTGGCTTTCACCTTGGCACATCCTCGGTGTTCCTTTTTCATTCAGTGTGCTCGGAACACCCTGAATGAAATCCTCTCTTAATCCTGGCCTCCTCTCTGGGAGGGATAGGTGCTTTGATCAATGAAGGAGGAAATAGTTCAAAGCAGACCAACCCTAGTAGAGACCAGAACAGACAGGTTTGTAGGGTTTGTAGGGAAACCAGCACAAATCCAGTCTGTCCTGACTGGTGCTGCAATGGAGCTTTTCCCCATTGGGTCCTGGGAACCCCCTTAGCCCCGGATGCTGAGCTATCCCACTCTAGCCCCAGGAGCACAAGGATGAATGAAGCCCAGTAGCTCTAGTGGGATGAAACAGGGGGCCAGCCCTCATGATTTCAGAGGAATGCTGTGTCTTTCAGAAGAATGGGCAGGGCTTCCACATCAGGTCATCACACATTTACTACAAACCAGCCTTGTCTCAAAGAGGGGCACAATCCAGAAAGGAGGATTATGCAGATAGATAAACAATGATAAGGatgacaaagtaaaataaatgctgCAAAAGATGCACCATCAAAAGACTATTGAGGGCAAGCTAAGATGCTAAAGAGAGATCTCATCTGGTTGGGATCATCTGAAAATACATTATGGAACCAGTGGTGTTGGAGTTGTCCTGATTGgatggaggaggagcagaggaaaGCATTCACGCTGAAACAAGGGCCGCAGGAGGCGGAAGGCAGCGTAAGCTACAGGTCTGTGGGGATGACAGGTCTATACTCTTGAGAGCTGATGATAGTAATAGCGCATAGCAGGAAATGTATGTTCCCATTACATTTAAGCCAACAAACCTTTGCTACCACCAAAACTCTGTGGAGTTCTGAGCAGGAACACTGGTGAAGCAGGAAAAGGGAGAATcacgcccccctctccccccccccccccccccacccgccactgCTCTTGCTATGATGGTCCTTCTTCCTCCCTACGAGAAGATTCTTCCAGTTTGCTTGCTCAAGGAGTTGGACATTTAGTTCTGGGAAATCCAGACCCCCTTTCAAATGGCAGCTTTCCTGGCCAAACCAAGGAGGCTAATCATCATGTTAGTCACATGCTCCCTGCGTGGATGGGGACTCAGAGAAACAGCAGGGCCAACGCAACCTGTCCAGTTGGGGATTAGGCCCAGAATGTCTAATAGAAACTCACCAAGTCACTGGAGACTGCCAACAGGGATGGCTCTGGTATCTGCCTCATCCTTCCTGGCATTTCCAGGGCTGAACTTGTCTTGTTCTCCAGATGAGACAAATTTCCTAAAAGCAGAATCATATTCCTTAGCTCACCACATGTAGCACATACCGGCTGTTAGACATAGGTAGAAATGAACCAAGTAGAGGTCAGCGATAAATTTCTCAGCACGTGTGTAAGAAGAAATCGAAGTGCAAAAATGGGTTTGTTGctttgaaatatttctgttttctccaaAGCAGAGTGAGCAGGGGATCAGAGCTCTGATAGAGTCCCTGGCCTCGGTCTGCCCAGAGTAAAGTCACTCATTCATAACAACTCATTATGAACTTTACAAACTCACAAATGTACACACTCAGTTAGAGACTGCCAGTCCCaatctctcccacctcctcatcTCCCTTTGTTCGAACTACCCTCTCTGGTGAACCTCCCTCTACCCTAACACACACAGGCACCTCATttatctctctctgcttctgtggACCCACAGCTATTCACAGCCCCAACCCCAGGCTCAGATCTGCCCTGGGCACATGGAAACACACAGGCTTCGGAGGCAGGAAGACCTAAGTTCAAATCCAGGTCTTCCACTTTTCTCATTATGTGGCCTTGGGTAgtttacttaacatctctgtacctcagtttcttcacctgtaagtTGGATGTAATGATACCTACCTCATAGTCAAAGTATCTGGCTTGTTAATTCCCTAACTTACTTTCCCTTAGTTTCCAAACCTTTCTGGATGTTCTAAGCATATCACTCCCATCTGGATGGTCCAGCTCCATCCCTTCTCCACTGAGTGGCCACTTCTCTGAGGATTTCTCAGTGTCCTCACTTATGGGGCTCAGCCATACCACCCACCTCTCAGGACTGTCATTAGCATCTAACAAAATGAGATGATACTGAAAGTCAAATCCAGTCAGATGATACTTACTATTACCGTTACCCTCTCGGGGACTTTCTCTGTCAGATTTGAAATTACtcctctgagccctggctggtgtggcttagttggttgggtgtcatcctgtgcaacaaaaggttgccagttcgattcctggtcagggcgcatgcccggatttcaggcttgatctttagtggggggtgtgcaggaggcagccaatcaatgttctgctctcacatcaatgcttctctctatgtatctctctcccttcctctcttgctaaaaaaaaaaaataaatcaataaaaatatttttaaaagagttttctCCTAGCCCCAgaaatctgagagagagagagagagagagagagaataagaagaagaaggaggagaaggaggaggaggaggaggagaaggagaagaagagaagggagggagggagggagggagggagggaggaaaggaggaaggaaggaaggaaggaaggaaggaaggaaggaaggaaggaaggaaggaaggaaggaaatttcTCCTCTTGTTCAACTCTGGTCTTAGCCCTATGTCTGAAATGAAGCAGGATCTCCACAAATATATGCTAGTTAGTTGACCAAttcagtttcctttcttttcaatgAAGAAAAGCACAGAGTCATTTTAAGCTTCTTCTCCTACCAGCTGTAAAAAGCCACCTATAGGATGATAGGTGGAAGGTATTAACCTTCTTTGTTTTAATCAAATATGAGACCCAACTATAGAGAAATGAGATTGGATTCCTTGCATGTCTCATAAACTGGGTATAAAAAGCAATTCCAAAACAAGAATTCCAAGAATGCTCTAAATAATGACATCACCAGAAAAAACATGTATAGCTTCCCAAAGCCACCATTTTGAAAAGGATAATCCTCAACAGATGAGTATGTTCTTGAAtgtgtgtattaaaaaaaacaaatcccCATGACTCTGCAGTCACACAAGAGACCAGGAATGTTCACCAGGACCCACCCATGCTGACCACGGCTGGGCCCATCACATGGGACAGGAGCCTCCCTGTCATGAGAAGAAGACCCAGGAGAGATGAGGGCTGAGAGGGGGGCTCCACGAATGGTAGGAGGGGTCAGATCCTTAGGCCAACACAGCCACTTGTCAGCAGGTGAAACGGGAGAAAGGTGGGGCTTGGCTGAGCCTTGGGTGAATCAAGCCTTTCAATGGGGTGGGGCATCTTGTCCAAACCCTAGCGCTAACTCAATTAAATCCCCTATAAAAGGCTCCTGCCGCTGACCTGGCACTGCACACACCGCTTAGCAGCCACTTGCCTCACCCTGCCTGTGCATTAGGTAAGTGCCCTCCTGAGGAACCTCTTCCTCACTCTCAGTTCTTGGTGATCTGACCTCATAAAACCAGGGCTGTGGGCAGAAAGTGTCCGCTCTGACTGGGCCTCGGGCAAACCAGTGCACGGGGGAAAGGGCACTTTCCTCCCTGCACTGGCCGGGCAGCAGCGCCTCTCACTGGGAGACTGTGTTGGCAGCAGCAGCAAGACCACCCACATGCCTTCCTGGGTCAGCCACCGTctcttattccttttttcttttttttaatatatatttttactgacttcagagagaaagggagagggagagacagaaacgtcaacgataagagacaatcattgattggctgccttctgagcgccccctactgaggatcgagcatGAGactcatgacctcctggttcataggtcaatgctcaaccactgagccacaccaaccagggagGTCTCTTGTTCTTAAAGTTCTGGAAGCTTCTTGGCAATGCTCAGGGTTTGTGAGACCAGAATCAGGTTACGGTACTTCTGCCAACCCAGACAATGGGGTTGAACCTTCTCAGGGAGCAAGGGGCTCTGACCCCAGGGCAATACCTAGGCAAGATGAGTTTGTGGATTTATTCTAAGGGATCGGAAGTGTAACTAAAAGGCCATCTCAATAttttttctgcgtataggtcagTAGTTGAGGTGGGCTATatggttaaaaacaaaatcaaaaacaaaaagcaggaTCTGTTCATGTCTCTGTCGAGGTGCAATGTTCTGCGTTTTGTGCTGTGATGTACACAAGAAAACAGTCTGAATTTGTGGCTGCCAGATCGTAGAAAGGACACTTCCTGAAGagccacggggggtggggggcggagggtggggggcgggggggcggaggggggtctccttcctttttccctcccctctcttgGCAGGCCCTCCTCTTCCTGCACCCTGTCCTTTCCACCtccacagcgccccctcccccacccgtccACCTCCCTCTGCATCTGAACCCTGCCTCTCAGACACCAtctcctccctggggcctgccTGGGGCTTCTGCTTCTGCACCTCCAGGTCTCTTTGCCTCTTGCCATCCAGCCACACCCAGAACCCACTTCCACCTGAGCCCACCCCCTggctgatgagaaaaaaatatctccCTTCAATTGGGAACCTTTCCTCACAGGCCACCGGGGTTACGGGCTTGAAGGAGCCACATACCTCTGAGCAGGCTGATAAGTCCCATCCTGGAGGACAGAGCTCACATCCAGAGAAACCAGGACTCTCAGAACTGGCAGGCCTCCAACCAGGGAGAGCACCCCTCCTCAGCGGTCCCCACAGGTGGTGGCCCAGCCTCTTGCTGAACACCTTCCTAAAGGGCAGTGAGGAAGGGCAGAGTGGGGCCCTCAATTCTGCCTGGCCCCTACCGGAGGCAGGAATTGACTCACATACGTACTTACTGCCGGTTGGTGTTCCCAGCAGGACTCTTACAGCCTGTGACAGGCAAAGACAGGCTGGATAGGCTGTCCAGAGGGCAGCGTCTCGAAGGTCATTGCATTTGAGTTCAGGAGATGTGGGTTCTAGGATTTCTTGGTCCCTTACaaggtgtggccttgggcaaatcaACTTCTCTGTCTGCTCCATCACCTATAAAAGGTGGCGATAATAAGGatgatgcagagagagagagagaggatgcatATGAAAGTACTTAGTGAGCAGTAGACTATATAGAGATGTATGCAAACATATGTATATAATGATATTTAATGGGTAACATTTTGTATAAACCAGCATCTATCAAGTGCTTTTAATGAATTATCTCTCTTAATCTGCAAACTAATCCTCTAAAGTAAATACTTGCATTGCCTTCATTTCATGGTGAGTAAACTAAGGCATTAGAGGCAAAGCAACCTGCCGGGTAGGTGGCAGCTGACTCAGGAGCCTGCCTCTAACCACCATGTGCCCCTGCGTCCCCTCCATAAATACGTTATGAAGGAAAGGAAGACAACAGAGACCAGAAGCAGAGCCCAAACATAGGGAAAGGACTTAGAAGCAGGAGTGCtccccaggaaaccactggggcTGATTATGGAGCCCCCGgggcttttcttcttcctccagcTTGACTACCAAGATGCCTCAATTACTGCGAAACATCAACGGGATCATCGACGCCTTCCAACGCTACGCCAGGACGGAGGGCAACTGCATGGTGCTCACCCGGGGGGAGCTGAAAAGGCTCCTGGAGCAGGAGTTTGCTGACGTCATCGTGGTATGATGGGCCCAGCCAgatggggaggggctcaggggagAGCGAGATGGTTTGTCTGCAGACCAGACCCTCTGCCCCAGGAAtcgaggaggcagccaatagatccAAGCCCACAGGTCCTCCTGGAGGCTGTGCAGGCAGAGAAGCAGGCGGGAACAAGGGACAGCCACTGGAGGTGACAGACCAGGTCTTTAGAGAAAACACCTTGCCTTCAGTTGATGCAAATTGGGAGACAAGGTGAAAAGACTCTAATGGGACAGCTCAGGGAGAAACACAGCCTTGgaatattctagaaataaaaataattgctacTTCTGCGGCTATGGTGATCATCTACTCTGTCTAGCAGAGATTTCGTCATCCGTTAATAAGCATTGATGAGAAGCTCAGGTCCGTGCCTTGTACACAGCATTTGCTCAAAAACATTAGCTGAGTGCTCACATCAGCGATGAGGTCTGGGAGAGCAAACCAGACCCAGGTGCACCTCCCTGCTCTTCCTGCCTTTGGCTCACAGCAAAGCACTGGGTGGTCAAGGTCTTGGGGACAGGGATGTGTGGGTGTATCAGGGTGCTGCGTCCACCTGCTCAGGGCAATCTGTGGTGCCTGGGGATCCCCAACCCCCTAAGTTTGGGAAACACCTGAGCCTCAATAAGGATCTCATAGAATTCCCCCGTAGCCAGGTTCCCACCCTGTTTCTCTTGGTGAGAATGTGGCCTCCGTGCCGGGGCCCAGGGTCCGAGGACAGCCCAGAGAATCACTCCGCATGCAATCATTTATCCATTCTTTATGAAATCTTCGTTCACTTCTCCTGTGGGCCAGAAATTATGCCAGACacaaaggatacaaaataaaaggTGTTTGCTACCCACGAGGGAGCGAGATAGGACTAAAAAAGGAAAGTGATTTTGTGTTCATGCTGCTGTAACCGTGTGGGAAGGGGGGGGCTCGGGGCAGAGCAGGTAGGCTCCAGGCTCGGGGGTGGGGTCCTGGCAGCTGAGTGGGGAGGGCTGCTGACTTTGCCTGATCTTCTCCCCAGAAACCCCACGACCCGGCCACCGTGGATGAGGTCCTGCGCCTGCTAGATGAAGACCACACAGGGACCGTAGAATTCAAGGAATTCCTGGTCTTGGTGTTTAAAGTCGCACAGGCCTGTTTTAAGACATTGAGTGAGGGTCCTGAGGGAGCTTGTGGACCTCAAGAGTCTGGAAGCTTCCCCCGTGGGGCCTCGGCGGAGctgggagaaggacagagaagtGTCACAGAAGTGGGGGGCGTTGGGAAAGGACAGCGTCACGAGGGGAGCAGtggtggccagggcaggcaggcttCCAGAGGGCAAGACGGGGCTGGGGCACACACCCAAGGACCGGACATCAGCTCTTCTCAGGTCAGTCACCAGGATGGGCAGCACGCATcccagagacaggagagagagagccagcAGACTCAAGCGAGGGGGCACGTGGAGCCTAGCCAGAGAGTGGGAGAAGACCAGAGTCATCGGACCAGAGAGTGGGTGTCGGAGAGACAGTCACAGACTAGAGAACAGAACAGAGCCCACCAGACTCATGGGACTGTTACTAGCACCGTAACTCAGACCCAGACAGGTGCCACCCAAACCATGGAGTGGGACAGGAGCCAGATGAGCCAGGTAGCCACTAGAGGACACGTTCAGATACCTACAGGGTCACACACCCAGACCGTACAGCATGA is a window encoding:
- the CRNN gene encoding cornulin, producing MPQLLRNINGIIDAFQRYARTEGNCMVLTRGELKRLLEQEFADVIVKPHDPATVDEVLRLLDEDHTGTVEFKEFLVLVFKVAQACFKTLSEGPEGACGPQESGSFPRGASAELGEGQRSVTEVGGVGKGQRHEGSSGGQGRQASRGQDGAGAHTQGPDISSSQVSHQDGQHASQRQERESQQTQARGHVEPSQRVGEDQSHRTREWVSERQSQTREQNRAHQTHGTVTSTVTQTQTGATQTTQQGRSHQTGSTSTQPQESTHGQTRGTETHTQDRSQMSQVATGGHVQTQTGSHTQDRSHQTGSTSTQSQESTYGQTTGTETHSQDRSQMSQVATGGHAQIHAGSHTQTAQQDRSQTGAREQGQTQTQSGSCEAEETVPGGQAQAGTSTPTGRQDGSSTHPGGSVAGGQDEREPLVKEEWVDDQAREAVIGRQDQGSLHTAQPEGKRELTARGLYSYFTSNKP